One Synechocystis sp. LKSZ1 genomic window, TGGATTTTTAATTATTTTGGCCCTTGGTCTGGTGATCGGGCGACGACGAACGTCCCAGGAACCAGCGGTGGAATTGTCTCAGTCAACGGCAACCCCAGAACGTCTCCAGACTACCTTGGAGCCGCCCTTTGCTCAGCAGGAGGCAAGGCCCGAGGAATTAAGCTCAGCTGGCCATGACACCCTACACCTGCAAGGGAAAATCCACCACCTTGAAAAGGATTTGGCCCATTTCCGACAAAGCCTAGCCAAGCAATTGGAGGAACAGGAGTATCTGCGCCACCATCTCCAACATCGCGACCAGGCAGTTCTAACGCTCCAACGACAACTACTAGAACGGGATACCACCTACGAACAATCCCAGCGCCATTACCAAGAACAACTGCAATCTCTACAGAGCAATAATGAGGCCCTGTCCCAGCGACTCCAACAGTCGATCCATCAGCTAACCCAGTGGCAACAACAAGCTTTTCAGGAAGAAGGTTGGCAGAGTCGATGCCAAGTCCTCCAACAACAGCTCCAGGCCTGGGAAGCCAAATACCAAGCGCAGGCAAAGGACCTCGCTCAGATTCAAGGCCAGAAAACAACCCAGGAGCAACAGTTAGCACAACTTGAGCGACAATACGCCCAGGCCCAGGCGACCCTGCAACAACAGCTCCAGGCCTGGGAAGCCAAATACCAAACCCAGACAGAGGAAATCTCTCGGCTCCGGGGCCAGGAAGCAACGCGGGAGCGTCAGTTAGCGCGACTAGAGCAACAATTAGCCCAGGCTCAGGCTAATCTACACCAGCAAAGCCAACGGCTGGCGGCCCAAGACCAACTCGAACAGCAATACGCCCAGGCCTTGCAGGTCATTGACACCCTCACTCGCAAGCAGGAAACGCTCCACCAGACTCTGGGAGAAGCCCAGGAAGAAGGCCATCGTTTGAGCATTGCCCTCAAAACCGCTGAGACAGCCAAAAAAGAACGAGAATTGGCCTATCAAGAGCTACGAGTCAAACTAGAGGCCCTGCACACTCAACTGGAGAGCGTTACGACTCAGAAAAAGGCCCAGGCCACGGAACTAAAATCGGCCCAAGCCCGTTTACAAGCACTAGAACAACAGTTGCTCCAAGCCCCTCCCCTGGCTGAATCCGAGCCGAAACCGGAAATCGTTGAGCATCAAGCTGAAACCCCTCCCTCTGTCCTTGAGCCTGAACCTGAAGTCGTCGCGCCTCAAGTAGAAATACTTCCCCCAGTTGTTGAGCCTGAACCCGAGGTTGTTGAACCAGAAGTCTCTAGCCCAGAGCTGATCGCTGAGCCTGAACCAGAAGTCTCTAGCCCAG contains:
- a CDS encoding BRCT domain-containing protein; the encoded protein is MTIVEWVYPVSGFLIILALGLVIGRRRTSQEPAVELSQSTATPERLQTTLEPPFAQQEARPEELSSAGHDTLHLQGKIHHLEKDLAHFRQSLAKQLEEQEYLRHHLQHRDQAVLTLQRQLLERDTTYEQSQRHYQEQLQSLQSNNEALSQRLQQSIHQLTQWQQQAFQEEGWQSRCQVLQQQLQAWEAKYQAQAKDLAQIQGQKTTQEQQLAQLERQYAQAQATLQQQLQAWEAKYQTQTEEISRLRGQEATRERQLARLEQQLAQAQANLHQQSQRLAAQDQLEQQYAQALQVIDTLTRKQETLHQTLGEAQEEGHRLSIALKTAETAKKERELAYQELRVKLEALHTQLESVTTQKKAQATELKSAQARLQALEQQLLQAPPLAESEPKPEIVEHQAETPPSVLEPEPEVVAPQVEILPPVVEPEPEVVEPEVSSPELIAEPEPEVSSPEVVAETEPEAPTVEASSVIDSSADVPMPVVATEDQKPIREESAVHPLLGKKVVIAGTLGQMNREEAKDRIQACGGSVTSSPSSKTHYVIVGKAPGDKLKKAQKLGIPQLSETQFLKLLDSQS